CAATAGGTGTCGCTTTATGAGAGTTACTGTTGAGCGCGCCGCTCTGCTGAAGGCGCTGGGGCACGTGCACCGCGTCGTCGAGCGCCGCAACACCATTCCGATTCTGTCGAACGTCCTCTTGCGCGCCGAGGATGGCGCCCTGCGCCTGCGCGCAACCGACCTCGACATCGAGGTCACGGAAACGATCCCGGCCGATATCACGGAGGCAGGCTCCACCACGGTGCCCGCCTACATGATCTACGACATCGTGCGAAAGCTCCCCGACGGCGCCCAGGTCTCCCTCGAGATGACCGCCGACATGGGCCAGATGCAGATCCGCTCGGGCCGCTCGCGCTTCATGCTGCAGGCGCTTCCCGAGAGCGATTTCCCGGATCTCGCCGCCGGCGACCTTCCGCACCGCTTCACCTTGGCGGCTGCCGATCTCAAGCGCCTGATCGAAAAGACCCAGTTCGCGATCTCGACCGAAGAAACGCGCTACTATCTCAACGGCATCTATCTGCACACGCTGGACGTAGGCGGATCGCTCGTGATGCGGGCCGTCGCCACCGACGGCCATCGCCTCGCCCGCGTGGAACTGCCCGCGCCTACGGGTTCGGAGGGCATGCCCGGCGTGATCATTCCACGCAAGGCGGTCGCCGAGATCGTCAAGCTCGTCGAAGACGGTTCGGAGACCATCACGGTGGAGCTGTCCTCGGCGAAGGTCCGCCTGACCTTCGACGGCGTGGTTTTGACCTCCAAGCTCATCGACGGCACCTTCCCCGATTATCAGCGCGTCATTCCTGCCGGCAACGACAAGGTCCTGGTGGTCGAGCGCGCCGATTTCGCCAAGGCCGTCGACCGCGTCTCCACGATCTCCTCGGAGCGTGGGCGCGCCGTGAAGCTGGCGCTCGGCGACGGGCGCCTGACGCTCACCGTCAACAATCCGGATTCGGGCAGCGCGACGGAGGAGATCGAGGTCGATTACGATGCTGCTCCCATCGATATCGGTTTCAACGCCAAGTACCTGCTGGACATCACGGCCCAGCTCGATGGCGACACCGCCCTGTTCAAGCTTGCCGATCCCGGCTCGCCCACCCTCATCCAGGACCGCGAGGGCGCATCCGCCCTCTACGTCCTGATGCCGATGCGCGTTTAAGGCTTCGCAGACGTCATCCCGGCGAAGGCTGGCGCATCGTGCGGACCCAGCGGGCCGCGCTAGCGAAAAGCGGCCCCGGTTTTTCGCTCAAACGATGCGCTCTCTCCAAGAAGGGAGCATCGGATTCAACCCCAAAAGTGGATTCCACTTTTCACGTCCGATGCTCTAGCGCTTGATCTTTCGCGTCCGCTTCTGAAAGAAGGGGACGCATGTCCGCTTCTCCTGTTGCCGCCTCCCGAATCGCTCGCCTGATCCTCCAGGATTTCCGCACCTATGCGAGCCTGGACCTTTCCGTCTCGCGCCAGCTCGTGGCGCTCGTAGGCGAGAACGGGGCGGGCAAGACCAATGTGCTGGAGGCGATCTCCCTCTTCATGCCGGGACGCGGTCTGCGTCGCGCGGAGCTCGCCGACATGGCCCGCCAGGGCGGCACCGGCTCCTTCGCCGTTTCGCTCACTCTCGACACGGCTTACGGCGAGCACCGCCTCGGCACCGGCCTCGAACCGCAGGGAGAAAACGGCCGCGCCTCGCGCCTCTGCCGGATCGACGGCATGGCGGCTTCCTCTCCGACGGCCTTTGCCGAATTCCTGCGGGTCGTCTGGCTCACGCCTGATCTCGATGCCTTGTTTCGTGGTCCGGCCGGCGACCGCCGCCGCTTCCTCGACCGCCTGGTGCTTGCGGTGGATGCGGAGCACGGCACCCGGGTGAACGCCCTGGAGCGTGCGCTGCGCTCCCGCAACCGGGTGCTGGAGGAAAATCCCGACGATCGCCTGTGGCTCGATGCCCTGGAGCGCGAGGTGGCCGAGCTGGCGATCGCGGTCGCCGCCGCGCGCCGCGAGACCGTGGACCGGCTCGCCGCCCTGATCCTGGCGACGCGCGAGGAGGAATCCCCCTTCCCGTTCGCCACGATGGACATCGAAGGCGAGATCGACAGGCTGGTCGCCACGCTTCCGGCCGTCGATGCCGAGGACCGCTACCGCGCGATCCTGCGCGATTATCGTGCGCGCGACCGCGCTGCCGGGCGAACCCTCGTCGGTCCGCAGGCCTCCGACCTGCTCGTGCGCCACGGCCCCAAGGACATCGCGGCCAACACCGCCTCGACGGGCGAACAGAAGGCCCTTCTCATCGGCCTGGTGCTCGCCCATGCGCGGCTGGTGGCCAGCATGAGCGGCATTGCCCCCTTCGTGCTCCTCGACGAGGTTGCCGCCCATCTCGATCCGCGCCGCCGCGCGGGCCTCTTCGCGGCCCTGGAAACACTCGGCGGACAGGTCTGGATGACGGGCGCCGATCCGAGCCTCTTCGCAGAACTCGAAGGCCGGGCGGACGTGCTTCAGGTTTTGCCCGGCGTGATCGAACCCATCACAACTCGTTGATGGCGCAAAGGAGCGTTCTGGCGTATGAGGGAGGTGCAACACAATCTCACGCGCCGGTCATCGTCATGGAACCCGCAGGCCTGATCCTGTTCTCGTCCGCCCTGTTCATCGCCGCAGCCTCGCCCGGGCCGGGGATCGCCGCCATCGTGGCGCGGGTGCTGGGGCGCGGCCCCAAGGAGGCTGTGCCGTTCAGCATCGGAATCGCCCTGGGGGACGTGGTGTGGCTCACCTTCGCGGTCTTAGGCCTCGCCGCCCTGGCGCAGACCTTCCATGAGGTCTTCCTGGCGATCAAATACGCTGGCGCCGCCTATCTGCTCTATCTCGCCTACAAGCTCTGGACGGCTCCCGCCGCAGCCAGGGAGGTCCAGGCCGAGGAGAGGCCCGAGCATCCGGCCAAACTCCTGCTGGGCGGGCTGGCGCTCACCCTCGGCAACCCGAAGACGATGGTGTTCTACCTCGCGCTCCTGCCGACCTTCCTCGATCTCACCCGGATCACGACGCTGGGCTATGCGGAACTCGCTCTCGCCACCCTGGCGGTGCTGGCGGTGGTGTTCGGCGGCTATATCGTGCTCGCGACCCGCGCCCGCAGGCTCTTCACCAGCCCCAACGCCATCCGCATTCTCAACCGCTTCACGGGAACCGTCATGGCGGGAGCGGCGGCGGCCGTGGCGGCCCGCTGACGGATCATGGCGGCAGCCCGGTTGCTGCTTTGGTCCTGCGCCAGCTTTGCGTGTGCCTTCGCGTTTCATGACCGTTATTGGCAAAGGCGGGATTGTTTCAACGAGCTCGGCCGCTGTTACGATACGGAAGCCGGCGTGATGGTCGAGCAGGCTGGCCCGATCTGGGGAACGCTCACGCTTGTTTTCGGCCTTCTCGCGCTGAGGAGCCTCCGGCGGCTCCTGAGACAAAGAACCACCCTCTGAACGCGCCGAATCGGCACTTTTTGGTGGATTTTCGGCCCCCTTTTCACGCGCGCGTATACGCGCGGGGGTGAAATTTCAACCAATCGTCACTAAATATCTGATCTGACGAATCAAAACCCTGGCGCGCCTCTCCTTCTTCCGCTGCGCCTCGAAGGATCCCAAATGGCCGAACCTGCTATCAACGTGAATGCCGACGCCTATGGCGCGGAATCCATCAAGGTGCTCAAAGGCCTTGATGCGGTACGCAAGCGGCCGGGCATGTATATCGGCGATACCGATGACGGCTCGGGCCTGCACCACATGGTCTACGAGGTGGTCGACAACGCCATCGACGAGGCTCTGGCCGGTCACGCAACGGAAGTCACCGTCACGCTCAATGCCGACGGCTCGGTGACCGTCACCGACAACGGCCGCGGCATTCCCACCGACATCCATCAGGGCGAAGGCGTCTCGGCGGCCGAGGTCATCATGACCCAGCTCCATGCGGGCGGCAAGTTCGACCAGAACTCCTACAAGGTGTCGGGGGGCCTCCACGGCGTGGGCGTGTCCGTGGTGAACGCGCTCTCGACCTGGCTGCGCCTGCGCATCTATCGCAACGGCAAGGAACACTTCATGGAGTTCCGCCACGGCGACGCCGCGGCTCCGCTCGCGGTGGTGGGCGACGCGCCGGACAAGCGCGGCACGGAAGTGACCTTCCTGCCCTCCCCCGGGACCTTCACCATGGTGGAGTTCGACTATGCCACCCTCGAGCATCGCCTGCGCGAGCTGGCCTTCCTGAACTCGGGCGTGCGCATCGTCCTCACCGACAAGCGCCATGCGGAGCACAAGCGCGAGGAACTGATGTACGAGGGCGGCGTGGAGGCCTTCGTGCGCTATCTCGACCGCGCCAAGACCCCCCTGATCCAGCAGCCGGTGATGATCCGCTCCGAGAGGGACGGGATCGGCGTGGAAGTGGCCCTGTGGTGGAACGACAGCTATCACGAGAACGTGCTGTGCTTCACCAACAATATCCCGCAGCGGGACGGCGGCACGCATCTCGCGGGCTTCCGCGCGGCGCTCACGCGCCAAGTGAACGGCTATGCCGAATCCTCCGGCATGACCAAGAAGGAGAAAGTCTCGCTGACCGGCGACGATTGCCGCGAAGGCCTGACCGCCGTCGTGTCGGTGAAGGTGCCCGATCCGAAGTTCTCGTCCCAGACCAAGGACAAGCTCGTTTCCTCCGAAGTGCGGCCTGCGGTCGAGAACGTGGTGAACGAGGCGCTCAACAACTGGCTCGAGGAGCACCCGCAGGAAGCCCGCACCCTCGTCGGCAAGGTGGTGGAAGCCGCCGCCGCTCGCGAGGCCGCCCGCAAGGCGCGCGAGCTCACCCGCCGGAAGGGAGCGCTCGACGTGGCCTCGCTGCCCGGCAAGCTCGCCGACTGCCAGGAGCGCGATCCCTCGAAATGCGAGCTCATCCTGGTGGAGGGCGACTCGGCCGGCGGTTCGGCCAAGCAAGGTCGCGACCGTGCCTTCCAGGCCGTGCTGCCCCTGCGCGGCAAGATCCTCAACGTGGAACGCGCCCGCTTCGACAAGATGCTCTCGTCCCAGGAGATCGGCACGCTGATCACGGCGCTGGGCACCGGCATCGGCCGCGAGGAGTTCAACGTCGAGAAGCTGCGCTATCACCGCATCATCATCATGACGGACGCGGACGTGGACGGCTCGCATATCCGCACGCTTCTGCTCACGTTCTTCTTCCGTCAGATGCCGGAGCTGATCGAGCGCGGGCACCTCTACATCGCGCAGCCGCCGCTCTACAAGGCGACCCGCGGCAAGTCCTCGATCTACCTCAAGGACGAGCGCGCACTGGAAGACTATCTCATCGATGCGGGCATCGAAGGCGCATCGCTCCAGCTCGAAACCGGCGTTGAGTTCCAGGGCGACCAGCTCAAAGGCCTGATCGACGAGGCACGCCTCGTGCGCCAGGTGCTGAACAACCTGCATACCCGCTACAACCGCAAGGCCGTCGAGCAGGCGGCCATCGCCGGCGCGCTGCGCCCCGATGTGGTGGAAGATCCCGAACGCGGCCCCTCGGCAGCCGCCTACATTGCCACGCGCCTCGACGCGATCTCCGACGAGCTCGAACGCGGCTGGACGGGCGAAGTGAACGACGGCGGCTATGCGTTCTCGCGCACCGTGCGCGGCGTGACGCAGACCGCCGTTCTCGACCAGGCCCTGATTGCGAGCCAGGAAGCCAAGAAGCTCGACGAGCGCGCCAAGTCGCTGCAGGACGTCTATGCCAAGCCGGCGAAGCTCGTGCGCAAGAGCGACGCGATGCAGATCGACGGTCCGCTTTCCTTGTTCAACGCGGTCATCGCCTACGGCCGCAAGGGCCTGCAGCTCCAGCGCTACAAAGGCCTCGGCGAAATGACCGCCCAGCAGCTCTGGGAAACCACCCTCGACCGCGACGTGCGCTCGCTCCTGCAGGTCAAGGTGAAGGACACGACCGATGCCGACGACCTGTTCGTGAAGCTCATGGGCGACGTGGTGGAACCCCGCCGCGAATTCATTCAGGAGAACGCGCTCTCAGTGGCGAATCTCGACGTGTAAGCGACGAGTTGACCGTTAAGCCGGTATCGCGAAACGGAAACCAATAGGGCGATGCAGTAAAGCAAACTGCGCCGCCCTTCATGGTTTGATTTATTGCTTTCTGGAGCATCGGACGCGGGAAGTGGATTTGCACTTTGAGATTGAATCCGATGCTCCCTTCCTGGAATGAGTGCATCGAACGCAAGAGTAGGGACTGGTCTTGCGGGAACGATGCTCGAACATTTTGGATTGAACATCTTTCCCGCAAAACCGGTGCCCACTTTTGCGTCCGATGCTTTAATGATCCGATGCCATCTTGAGGCCGATCAGACCGATCAGGATGAACAGGGCGCTCCCGACCCGCAGGGCCGTGGCCTGCTCTCCGAGCACGGCGATCCCCACCAAAAACGCACCGATGGCGCCGATCCCCGTCCAGATCACGTAGGCCGTGCCGAGGGGAAGCACCCTCATGGCGAACGACAACAAGCCGAAACTTGCAATCATCGCCACGATGGTCACGATGCTCGGGACGAGCTTCGTGAACCCCATCGATTGCTTCATGGTGTAGGCCCAAAGGACCTCCAGCAGTCCCGCCACGACCAGATAAACCCAAGCCATTATCATAACCTCTCTAGAGCATCGGACGTGAAAAGTGGATTTGCACTTTTGGGATCCATTCCGATGCTCCCACCATAGAAGAGCGTATCGTGCGAAATTTAGTGTCCCGGGTGGAGCGCATCGTTGAGGTAGATGCAGGTCAGCACCGCAAACACATAGGCCTGGAGGACGGCGACGAGAAACTCGAAGCCCGTCAATGCGACGGTCATGGCCAGAGGAAGCGGCGCGAGCACCGCATATCCGGTTCCCGCCGTGCCCAGCGCCACGACGAAGCCGCCGAAGACCTTCAGGGCGATATGCCCGCCCAGCATGTTGGCGAACAGCCGCAGGCTGAGGCTGATCGGCCGTGACAGAAACGAGATGATCTCGATGACCACGAGCACGGGAAGGAGCCATTGGGGCACTCCCGAGGGCACGAACAGCCTGAGGAAGCGGGTGCCGTGTTTCATGAAGCCGTAGCCGATCACGGTTGCGATCACGAGCATGGCAAGGCCGAACGTCACGACGATCTGGCTCGTGACCGTGAAGGAGCCGGGAATCATGCCCAGCAGGTTCAGGACCAGGACGAAGAGGAAGAGCGAGAACACCAGAGGAAAGAACTTCATTCCCTCCCGGCCCGCCGCATCCTGGAGGGTTCCTGCGACGAACTCGTGCAGCATCTCGGCAACCGCCTGGGAGCGGCCCGGCACGAGGGCCTTCCGGCGTGTGGCCCAGAGAAACCCGCCGACGATCAACACGACGGACAAGCTCATGAACACGGACGCGTTCGTCACGCCGAACTCGACTCCGCCCACGCTCCCGAGAGGGACCAGGGTTTTGACGACAAACTGCTCGATAGGGTTGGCCACCGGGGATGCCTCCGCTTTCAGATCGAAGCCACAGAAACGGCAGGTCATGCCGCGACGGTGGGGCCGTCCCCGATGAAGCGAAGGCCAAGGGTCGTCCCGAGGCAGGGTGGCTATATCAAACCCCACGAGGTTGAGGCAAGAGCATGCAAGAGCATGCAAGAGCATGACGGAGGCTGTTGCGGGAATCGGCCCGGCCCGGCCCGGCGCTCCTGGAGGCCGCCCTGCCTCGGCACGGGGCATCTGCGACAGGCCGCCATCACGCGAAGAGGCAGGCACAAGCCATCATCATCCCGTTCTGACGCTCGCTGAATTCGGCCTCCAATCTCCTTCGGCGGAGCCTGCACCCTCGGCAATGAGTTCGTCAATGAAGGCCCGGAAGTGCGGATTGTGCCGGTTCCTGATCTCGCTCCAGCAGGCTCGCGCGCCGGGAGACGCCATGATGGCCTTGATGCTTTCGCGAATGCCCGACCAGTGCGGCGCATGGATCGTGCGGATTTCGCTCTGCACGTAGACGTTCTCGGCCCGGCGCAGGAAGCTGAGCAGCATGAAGCCGAATTGCACTCGCTCGACTTCGCCGAGCAAGGCGAATTCCCGTCCGGCCCGGATGTAGAGATCGACGAGCGCCTTGTCCTTGGCGATGTCGAAGGAGATCGACGCGAAGGAGTTCACTACCTGCTGGAAGGTCGCCGCCCGCACAGCGCGTGTATTATCCCGGATCTGAATGGAAAAGATGATCAGCGTGAAGATGACGCCGACACCGCTGACGGTCGTGGCAAGCCAGGCGAAGTCCTGCAATGTCATGACGAACCTCATGACCTATCCGAGGCAGGCACCGTGTCGACCTTAGATCCGAGAGATCCGCTGCCGCCACGCACTTTCCCTGGATAGTCCCCGATTGCGGCGATTTCCCCGCCGAGGAGGAGGAGATCGGCGACCATGAGGGTCATGAGCGGCTCTTGAATCCCGCTCATGACGTTTTCGAAGACAGGAGCTAGACTGGCTGCCGCGACGAGGGTCTCGGCCGTCCCGCTCCATGCCCGTGAGGCCCTTCGTCGACCGGCGCACCGGCCGCCTTGGCGCTGCCGGCCACCGCTCTGCGCATCCGGACACGAGGAAGAGGAGAGCCCGCCATGCCCCAACCCCACCTCACCCGTCTTGACGGAACAGGTCTCAGCGGACCGGTCGCCCGAAGTCGCTGGTGGCTCTACGCCATCGGGTTCCTGCTCATCGTGGCCGGATTGGCGGCCCTCGCGCTTCCGTTCTTCGCCAGCCTGGCGGTGGAGGCCGTGGTCGGCTGGGCCTTCGTGATCGCGGGCATTTCCCAGTTTCTCTACGCCCTGCGCACCAAGGGCTGGGGCGGCTTCGTCTGGCAGGTGCTGATCGCGGCCGTCTTCCTGGTCGGCGGCTTCACCCTCATCACCAATCCCGTTGCGGGCCTGATCAGCCTGACTCTGGTGATCATCGCCACCTTCGTGGCCAGCGGTATCCTCAAGATCCTGATCGGCTTCCGCCTCAGGCCCATGGACGGATGGGGCTGGTTCGTGCTGCTGGGCGTCCTGTCGCTCGCCGTCGGCCTGCTGATCTGGAACCGCCTGCCGAGTTCGGCAGCCTGGAGCCTGGGGCTGCTCGTGGGCATCGATTTCCTGTCGACCGGGCTCGTGTTCCTGCGCTTCGGCTATCTGGCGGGCCAGACCTCCCGCATCGCCGGCGCGGCGGCATAGAGCATCAACCGCAAAAGTGGGAACCGGTTTTGCGTGAGAAGATGCTCGAAATATAGACCTAAAGCATCCGATGTGGGTCCGATGTCACGTCCGATGCTGTAGCCACCGCCCCCTTCGCTTTCGTTGGGGGGCACAGGGTAGCGGGGATAACAGCATGTCCCCCACCGGCGTCAGGCCGCGCGGGAGAGCCGGTGCACGCGGCCGTCGTCGCCGCTCGTCTGTGTGCCGGTCTCGTCCTGCGCACGATCCATGGGGCCGCGTCGCAGGGCGACGAGGAACTTGCGCACTTCGTCGGCCAGACGGTCGCCCTGGACGGCCACCTGCCTCGACGTGTCGAGGACGGAACCCGCGAGCTGCTTGGTCTCGGCCGTGTTCTGGCTCACGCTGTGGATGTTCTCCGTGACTCCTTGCGTCCCGACCGAGGTCTGCTCGACGCTGCGCGCGATCTCGGCCGTGGCGGCGGTCTGTCCACTGATGCTCTGCGCGATACGCGACGTCGCGTGATCGATATCCGCCACGATGGTGGAGATCTCGGACACGGCGGACACAGCCGCCGTGGAAGCGGAGCGTAGTTCCGCAATCTCGCTGGCGATCTCGTCCGTCGCCTTGGCGGTCTGGGTGGCCAGCGCCTTCACTTCCTGGGCCACGACGGCAAAGCCGCGCCCTGCCTCGCCCGCCCGCGCGGCCTCGATGGTGGCGTTCAGCGCCAGCAGGTTGGTCTGCGACGCGATGCTGGTGATGAGGCCCACGACGGTACTGATGCGCTCGACGGCGGTGTTGAGGCTGTTGACGATGGCGCCCGTGGATTGCGCCTCCTCGGCGGCCTGCCGTGCACGCATGGCGGAGTGGTCGGCTTCGGTTCCGATCTCCTGCGCGGAGGCGGCGAGCTGCGTGACGGCGGCAGCGACTGTCTGCACGTTGACGGCCATGTCGGCCGCGGTCGAGGCCACGAGGCTGGTGCGGTCGTCCGTGAGGGTCGCGCCTTCCTGCAGCACCGAGGACATGGTGCTCATGTCGGTGGAGGATTCCGAAAGGGTTTGGACGATCGTGTTGATGGCCTGCTCGAATTCCGCCGTCGAGTGGTTGAAGGCCGCCAGACGGCATTCGATGACGTGCGAGGCCTCGTTGATGATCGTCGCGCCGTTGAGCAGCGCACCGTGAAGTCCGTCGGGCTGGATGCGCCGGAAATACTGGTTGTTGCGCACCGCGTCCATCGCGGCCGAGGACTCGCGGATATAGGCGTCGACCCGGTCGGTCGTATCGTTGACGGTGTCGTGCAGCTTGCCCAGGGCTCCGCCTTCCCGGCTCCCGATGATGCGGGCCTCGAAGTCGCCATGCCCGATCCGGTCGATGATGTCGGTCGCGGTCGCGATGGCGCGGTACGTGCGCAGCAGCATCACGCCGCCGAAGATGAATCCGGCATCGGCGAGGAGCACCGTGAGCGAGGGCATGGAGCCGGTGACGGCGGACGCGATGGCCTGTCCGGTGACCGCGAGCGCCGCGACGGCGAAGCCGATGCTTGCCTTAGAGAGAGAAGACAAATTCATCATAGCTGGCCTTGTTCGCGGTGGCGGTTTGCATGAGGTGCCGGTGGGAAGCTGCAAGCCCCTCCTTGGCATTGGGGCAGGAGGCTTCGATGCGGGTGAGTTCGGCGTAGAACGGCGCAATGACCTTTTCCACCACGTCCCGCTTCGGAACCCGGCGGTTGGAGTGATAGCCGCAGACCTTCAGATTGCCGTCATAGGACGGCGTCACATGGGCGAAGACCCAGTAGTGATCGCCGTTGCGCGCCATGTTCTTCACATAAGCGAAGACCTCGCGGCCGTCCTGGATCGCGTCCCACAGGACCTTGAAGACCGCGCGCGGCATGTCCGGGTGACGGATCATGCTGTGCGGCTGCCCGGCGAGCTCCTTCTCGGTGTATCCGGCGATCTCGCAGAAAATCCTGTTCGTGTAGGTCAGCCTGCCTTTCAGGTCCGTTTTCGAGACGATGAAGGAATCGGGATCGAAGAAGATCTCGCGCTGAGTGGGAGTGATCAATTGGCTCATCTACGGCGTTAGAGGAGTGGCGACGGCCTGCCTGGCCCCGCCTATCAAACGCGCCTTCTCGCAAAGCTAGCTTGTGCGAGGCTGAGCTTCCTCCCTGAGAGCCGGAACGCTTATTGCGCAAGCAGCCAGGAGGGCCGCCTGCCGTCGGCGATGCCCGTCGCGGCCGCCTCGACGCAGGCCTCGAGACTTCCGAAGTGGAAGCGCCGTCCGGTGAGTCCGGGACCGTAATGGGCGTATTTGCCGGAATTGGTCATGATCGTCCTCGCGTGCGGCGGGATCACCGGCTCGATGATCATGCACCAGCAGGTATCCGTGACGATCTGAATGCCGAATTGCTCCAGCTCCGCCAGAATGCCGGCCTCGCGCACCCGGTCGTAAGTGGCGCGCCCGCAGGTGACGACCATCGTCACGTCCTTGTGCCTCGCGCGGCCCCGGCACAGGGCCGCGAGCCTCTCGCATTCGCCAACGGAGAAGTGCGGATTGCCGAGCGACACGAGATCGACGGATGCGTCCTGTGCATTGTCGAGTTCGCTCCAGCTCCGCGCGAGGTCCTCGATGCCGACGTCGAGCGCCGGAACGGCGGCCCCGCCGGTCGCCTCCTCCACGCTCGCGGCCTCGGGCGTCACGCCGACGATATGGAACATCGGCGCGCTCGACGTGGTCGCGAAGGCGGCCCCGAAGGCCTTCAGGTCGTCCTGCGAGGGCGAAGCCTTTTCCAACCCGACGATCACGGGAATCCGGTTCGCCGCCAGGAGCCCCACATGGTAGCCGATGAGCGGGTAGAACGAATCGTCGAGCCCGTCGAGCGCCGGAAGATTGATGCGCAGAGCGGCACGGCGGCCGCTCTCGACATGGCACCCGGCCAGCGGCGCGCGGCCGGTGAGCGCGATGCAGATGTCCAGATAATCGGGATATTTCATCGTGCGCGCGCCGAGCACGCTGTTGGCAAAGACGACGGCGTTGGATTCCGCCCAGACGATCTGCTCGCCTCGTGCCGGAGCGCTGTCGAGGAGATAGGGCGCGCAGGTGAAGGTCGGTCTCGCGCCCATGTCCACATAGGCGTCGCCGAGCTGACTCGCGGGTTCTCCGAAGGCGGGATCGATGCCCTGCGCCCGCCAGCGGCGATGATCGACCGAGATGGAATTGAGCGTCGTCGGCACGGCGACCCTTCCGCCCCAGTCTCGCAGCCGCTGCGCGAACCGGAGCGAGCCCGGCCCGGTATAGATGCAGCCGTCGATATGGGCCTGGGTCACGTCGATCAGGCGGTCGGCCCCCTGCAGTTCCGCCATGCGCAGGACGATGTTCATCGCCACCTGTGCGGCCTTGCCGTGCGCGCCGTCCAGGAAGGCCCTGTCGGCTTGCGTCAGCTCCATGCGGGAGGCGGGCGGCGCGGCCGGTCCGCGATCGTCCGACACGGCGCTGAGCTCCTCGGGCCGCTCCGCGCATGCGACGCGGGCGCCGTCGACGCGCGCATGGCGTGCCGCCGTCACCCGGCGGAAATCCTTCGGGTCGAGGATGACGACGGGAATCGACTGCCCGAAGACCTCTTCGGCGATCACGACGCCCAGGGTCAGGATGTCGTCCGCCCGCTCGACCACCATGGCGGCGGGCCCCTTGCCGTTGAGGAGCAGTTCGAGGATCACGCCGCTGCCCGAGCAGGAGCCGCGCCCGCCCGGGATGGCGAGGATCTTGCCCGTGAGGATCCGGCCGCTCAAGGGGTGGTGGCGGTCGATCACCTCGCCGGTGACCGGATCGACACCTCCCCAGAAGCTCAGCTCCACATCGCTGGAAATGACCTCGCCTGTGGCCTTGCCACGAACGAAGGCGATACCCGAGAAGACAGCTTCGTTCATGGCATTTCCTTATCCTTAGCGCATCGTGCGGACCCAGCAGGCCGCGCTGGCGAAAAGTGGGCCCGGTTTTTCGCCAGAACGATGCGCTCGTTCCAGGAAGGGGGCATCGGATTCAATCCCAAAAGTGGATTCCACTTTTCACGTCCGATGCTCTAGTGCGGCAGGAGAGCCTGCAGGTCGTCATAGAGGGCCTTCGGGATGCGCACCCCGTTCGCCTTGCTGCGCTCCCGGGCCTCGTAGCGCCGCTGCGAGGGAAGGCGCGCGCCCTGGCCGACGATGGCGTCGAACATCTTTTCCGCGCGGGCCACGTGCTGCTCCGCATCGGCTCCCAGGAACACCTTGGGATCGAAGGCGAGGATCAGCTCGCCATGGCAGGGGGCGGCGCCCACGCCCTCGTCGAAGGCCATGGATTCCGCGCTCGTCATGTCGCCGATCAGGGGGCCGGCCATGAGCTCGATCATCGCCGACAGCGCCGAGCCCTTGTGGCCCCCGAAGGTGAGCATTGCGCCTGCAAGCGCCGCCGTCGCATCGGTGGTGGGATGACCCTCGGCGTCGATGGCCCAGCCGGTGGGAATGGGCTTGCCCGCGCGCCGGTGCAGCTCGATCTCGCCGCGCGCGATGGCGCTGGTAGCGAAGTCGAACACGAAGGGCGGCCCATCGGGGCGCGGCCAGGCGAAGGCGATCGGATTCGTGCCGAACACGGGC
This window of the Microvirga sp. TS319 genome carries:
- the dnaN gene encoding DNA polymerase III subunit beta encodes the protein MRVTVERAALLKALGHVHRVVERRNTIPILSNVLLRAEDGALRLRATDLDIEVTETIPADITEAGSTTVPAYMIYDIVRKLPDGAQVSLEMTADMGQMQIRSGRSRFMLQALPESDFPDLAAGDLPHRFTLAAADLKRLIEKTQFAISTEETRYYLNGIYLHTLDVGGSLVMRAVATDGHRLARVELPAPTGSEGMPGVIIPRKAVAEIVKLVEDGSETITVELSSAKVRLTFDGVVLTSKLIDGTFPDYQRVIPAGNDKVLVVERADFAKAVDRVSTISSERGRAVKLALGDGRLTLTVNNPDSGSATEEIEVDYDAAPIDIGFNAKYLLDITAQLDGDTALFKLADPGSPTLIQDREGASALYVLMPMRV
- the recF gene encoding DNA replication/repair protein RecF, with product MSASPVAASRIARLILQDFRTYASLDLSVSRQLVALVGENGAGKTNVLEAISLFMPGRGLRRAELADMARQGGTGSFAVSLTLDTAYGEHRLGTGLEPQGENGRASRLCRIDGMAASSPTAFAEFLRVVWLTPDLDALFRGPAGDRRRFLDRLVLAVDAEHGTRVNALERALRSRNRVLEENPDDRLWLDALEREVAELAIAVAAARRETVDRLAALILATREEESPFPFATMDIEGEIDRLVATLPAVDAEDRYRAILRDYRARDRAAGRTLVGPQASDLLVRHGPKDIAANTASTGEQKALLIGLVLAHARLVASMSGIAPFVLLDEVAAHLDPRRRAGLFAALETLGGQVWMTGADPSLFAELEGRADVLQVLPGVIEPITTR
- a CDS encoding LysE family translocator, encoding MEPAGLILFSSALFIAAASPGPGIAAIVARVLGRGPKEAVPFSIGIALGDVVWLTFAVLGLAALAQTFHEVFLAIKYAGAAYLLYLAYKLWTAPAAAREVQAEERPEHPAKLLLGGLALTLGNPKTMVFYLALLPTFLDLTRITTLGYAELALATLAVLAVVFGGYIVLATRARRLFTSPNAIRILNRFTGTVMAGAAAAVAAR
- the gyrB gene encoding DNA topoisomerase (ATP-hydrolyzing) subunit B, producing the protein MAEPAINVNADAYGAESIKVLKGLDAVRKRPGMYIGDTDDGSGLHHMVYEVVDNAIDEALAGHATEVTVTLNADGSVTVTDNGRGIPTDIHQGEGVSAAEVIMTQLHAGGKFDQNSYKVSGGLHGVGVSVVNALSTWLRLRIYRNGKEHFMEFRHGDAAAPLAVVGDAPDKRGTEVTFLPSPGTFTMVEFDYATLEHRLRELAFLNSGVRIVLTDKRHAEHKREELMYEGGVEAFVRYLDRAKTPLIQQPVMIRSERDGIGVEVALWWNDSYHENVLCFTNNIPQRDGGTHLAGFRAALTRQVNGYAESSGMTKKEKVSLTGDDCREGLTAVVSVKVPDPKFSSQTKDKLVSSEVRPAVENVVNEALNNWLEEHPQEARTLVGKVVEAAAAREAARKARELTRRKGALDVASLPGKLADCQERDPSKCELILVEGDSAGGSAKQGRDRAFQAVLPLRGKILNVERARFDKMLSSQEIGTLITALGTGIGREEFNVEKLRYHRIIIMTDADVDGSHIRTLLLTFFFRQMPELIERGHLYIAQPPLYKATRGKSSIYLKDERALEDYLIDAGIEGASLQLETGVEFQGDQLKGLIDEARLVRQVLNNLHTRYNRKAVEQAAIAGALRPDVVEDPERGPSAAAYIATRLDAISDELERGWTGEVNDGGYAFSRTVRGVTQTAVLDQALIASQEAKKLDERAKSLQDVYAKPAKLVRKSDAMQIDGPLSLFNAVIAYGRKGLQLQRYKGLGEMTAQQLWETTLDRDVRSLLQVKVKDTTDADDLFVKLMGDVVEPRREFIQENALSVANLDV
- a CDS encoding multidrug efflux SMR transporter; protein product: MAWVYLVVAGLLEVLWAYTMKQSMGFTKLVPSIVTIVAMIASFGLLSFAMRVLPLGTAYVIWTGIGAIGAFLVGIAVLGEQATALRVGSALFILIGLIGLKMASDH